The genomic stretch TATCACAACAGTTGTAGCGAGTGCTCGAGAGTTTGCTAGTATTGGTGATTTTTTAGACCAATTATCTCCAGTTGATTATTTTGTTGGAGCTAATGGTGCTTTTATTTGAGATGTTAAAAAACAAGAATTTTTATATAAATCAACAATTGATAAAAATGTTGTTAAGCAAATTTATAATGAATTTCAAGATACAGATGTGCAAATGTCGATAACTGATTTTGATAAAGTTTATAAAAGCCCTAATATGAAATTAGACACATGGTTTATTAAACCATTTAAAGCTAATTACTTAGAATATAATGATGAATTATTAAAAAATACTGATTTGTATTTGATTACTTTTGGGTCAGATCAGCCAAAAGAATTATCTCTTAAAGTGCAAGAGTATATTGATAAACATAATTTAAATGTCCAAATTGAATCAAGATGATCTCGTGGTTTTTGAGTTAGTCCTAAGAACGTAAATAAAAGTAAAACTTTAAAAATTTTATGTGAATCTCTAGGTTATTCACTTGATAATTTAATTGCTTTTGGGGATAGCTCAAATGATTATGAAATGATTAGAGATGCACTTTATGGTGTAGCAATGCAAAGAGCTAGCCAAAAATTAAAAACTGTGGCAAAAGATATTGCGTTAGATTGTGAATTTGAAGGTTGTTATTTAAAACTTAAAGAATTAAAATTAATTTAAATGAATGAATTAGAAATTTATCAATTTAATAATTTTGAGTCACAAGAGAATGATAATTTTTTAATTGGAAGCTTTGAATCTTTCCATTTAGGTCATTACCAACTTTACAAAGAAGCATTGAAATACCCTGGTCGTAAGATTTTGGTTACTTTTAATCAAGATACATTTGAATTTAAAAATAAAGCTAAATATTTTCAAAGTAATAAAGCTAACTATTTTAATTTAGCTCAGCTTGATTTAGATTGTATTGTTGAACTAGATTTTCACCAAGTTAGGTATTTAAATGCAGTAGAATTCTTAGTAAAATTAACTAAAAAAAAGCGAGCTAAAATCTTTGTTGGCGAAGATTTTAGCTTTGGCTCTGATTTAGTTAAAGCAGCTAATTTAGTTTTAGAACATGATTTTAACTTTACTTTGATTGCTTTACCAATTTTTAAACTCAAAAATCAGAAAATTTCAACAGGTTTTTTAAAAGAGTCTTTGGAATTTGGAGATTTAGAATTAATTAACAATTTATTGGTTTATAATTTTACTTTTGAAGCAATTTTTAATCAAACAAATTTAGAGATTAATCCAAAGCAACTTTTACCTCATCCAGGGATTTATTTATCAATTTTATATTTAAATGATTTAGCTTATTTATCATTAACTCATATTAATTTAGCAAAAGGTGCCTCGATTATTTTATTAGCTAATGAAGTTGATTATAGCAATGAACTAACTAAGATTCAATGCTATATTGAATTAATCAAAAAGCAAAGACTAATTATTTCCAGTTCGCAAGATCAAATAACTAACGAAGATATTGAAAATACAAAAAAATATTTAGTAAATCAATAATCTATGGTATAATAGCGTAGCTTATTATGAAAAGCAACATAAATTTTATTCTTGGTTTTAACATCCAAAATAGTTATAACTAGGTTTAAAACATAATAGATTTACAATACATAGGAGATATTATGGTTTCAAAAGCTAAAAAAGCTGAATTAGTTAAAAAGTTCGGTAAAAATAATAAAGATACAGGTAATGTTTTAGTTCAAATTGCAATTCTTACTGAAGACATTGAATTACTAAAACCACACTTTTCAAAAAATCCTAAGGACAACCACTCACGTAGAGGGTTCTTAGCAAAAATTGCACAACGTAAAGTACTATTAAAACATCTTAAAGAAGCAAATTTAGAAGAATACAACAAAATTACTAGCGCTTTAAACATCCGTAAGTAATTTAATATAATATATTTAGGAGATAAATTATGGCAAGAAGATGTCAATTATCAGGTGTAGGTCCTTTATCAGGCAATACACGTTCACACGCTATGAATGCTTCAAAAAGAAAATTCAACGTTAATTTACAAAAAGTAAGAGTATTAGTTGATGGACGTAGAATGACTTTACGCGTAAGTGCAAAAACTCTTAAAACCTTAAAAACTAAAGGTTTAGTATAATAATATATAACCAGCAGCTTTGTTTGCTGGTTATCTTTATTAACAGAATTAAATTTGTCAAAAAAATTAAAAAATATTTTGGTTTTTATTTTTTTTGTATTATAATATTCTTGCGCTTTTTAAAAAAGCAGCATGAAGTTCTTTGAAAACTAGATATACACAAAACATGACAGTCAATTTTTTCGAGAGTTTGATCCTGGCTCAGGATGAACGCTGGCTGTGTGCCTAATACATGCATGTCGAGCGAAGTTCATTAGAACTTAGCGGCGAATGGGTGAGTAACACGTACTTAACATACCTCTTAGATTGGGATAACGGTGAGAAATTATCGCTAATACCGGATACTTATATAAGTCGCATGACTTATATATAAAAGAAGCCTTAAAGCTTCACTAAGAGATTGGGGTGCGGAACATTAGCTAGTTGGTAAGGTAATGGCTTACCAAGGCAATGATGTTTAGCGGGGTTGAGAGACTGATCCGCCACACTGGGACTGAGATACGGCCCAGACTCCTACGGGAGGCAGCAGTAGGGAATTTTCCACAATGGACGAAAGTCTGATGGAGCGACACAGCGTGCAGGATGACGGCCTTCGGGTTGTAAACTGCTGTTATAAGGGAAGAAAAAGCATTAGAGGAAATGCTAGTGCCTTGACGGTACCTTGTTAGAAAGCAACGGCTAACTATGTGCCAGCAGCCGCGGTAATACATAGGTTGCAAGCGTTATCCGGAATTATTGGGCGTAAAGCGTCTGTAGGTTGTATGTTAAGTCTGGCGTGAAAACTTGGGGCTCAACCCCAAATTGCGTTGGATACTGGCATGCTAGAATTGTGTAGAGGTTAGCGGAATTCCTAGTGAAGCGGTGAAATGCGTAGATATTAGGAAGAACACCAATTTGGCGAAGGCAGCTAACTGGGCACATATTGACACTGAGAGACGAAAGCGTGGGGAGCAAACAGGATTAGATACCCTGGTAGTCCACGCTGTAAACGATGATGATTAGCTGATAGAGAGGTCTATCGGCGCAGCTAACGCATTAAATCATCCGCCTGAGTAGTATGCTCGCAAGAGTGAAACTTAAAGGAATTGACGGGGATCCGCACAAGCGGTGGAGCATGTGGTTTAATTTGAAGATACGCGTAGAACCTTACCCACTCTTGACATCTTCTGCAAAGCTATAGAGATATAGCAGAGGTTAACAGAATGACAGATGGTGCATGGTTGTCGTCAGCTCGTGTCGTGAGATGTTCGGTTAAGTCCTGCAACGAGCGCAACCCTTGTCCTTAGTTAATTTTTTAGGGAGACTGCCCGAGTAATTGGGAGGAAGGTGGGGACGACGTCAAATCATCATGCCTCTTACGAGTGGGGCAACACACGTGCTACAATGGATAGTACAAAGAGAAGCAACATGGTGACATCAAGCAAATCTCAAAAAACTATTCTCAGTTCGGATTGTAGTCTGCAACTCGACTACATGAAGTCGGAATCGCTAGTAATCGTAGATCAGCTACGCTACGGTGAATACGTTCTCGGGTCTTGTACACACCGCCCGTCACACCATGGGAGCTGGTAATGCCCGAAGTCGGTTTTGTTAACTACGGAGACAACTGCCTAAGGCAGGGCCGGTGACTGGGGTGAAGTCGTAACAAGGTATCCCTACGAGAACGTGGGGATGGATTACCTCCTTTCTACGGAGTACATTAAGTTACAATTTACTTTAGTAACAATTACCAATTATTACATAAGGTTATCATTTCTTATTTAATGTCATGGTTGAGATAACCCAACAAGTATATCTAGTTTTGAGAGAACTTCTCTCAATGTTCTTTGAAAACTGAATAGTAAAGATAAATTAATATAACAACGACATCAATAAAATAAATTAGTCAATTTGTTTTGTGATTACCGAGTAATTATTTTAAAAATAATTTATTAAAATGTCTTTGAATACATCAACAACAATAGGTAAATATTGAACTTTTAAATAAGTAAGAGTGAGTGGTGGATGCCTTGGGTCTGGAAGTCGATGAAGGACGTGATTACCTGCGATAAGCCTCGTGGAGCTGGATATGAGCTACGATACGGGGATTTCCGAATGGGGGAACCTAGTTAGAGTAATGTCTAACTGCTTCAAGATGAATAAAATAGTCTTGAATGCGAGACACGTTGTGAACTGAAACATCTTAGTAGCAACAGGAAAAGAAAATAAATAATGATTCCATTAGTAGCGGCGAGCGAACTTGGAAGAGCCCAAACCACCTTCGGGTGGGGTTGTAGGACTATCTACATAAAGTCACAAATTTTTGTTATAGCAGAAATAGTTGGGAAACTATAGCATAGAGGGTGAGACTCCCGTATGCGAAATAACAAAAACTTTTGATAGTATCCTGAGTAGGGCGGGGCACGTGAAACCCTGTCTGAATCCGCCAGGACCATCTGGTAAGGCTAAATACTAATCAGACACCGATAGTGAACTAGTACCGTGAGGGAAAGGTGAAAAGAACCCCGGGAGGGGAGTGAAATAGAATCTGAAACCACTTACTTACAATTAGTCAGAGGCCGTTAATGGCTGATGGCGTACATCTTGCAGTATGGACCGGCGAGTTATGTTAACATGCAAGGTTAAGCAGAAAAAAGCGGAGCCGTAGAGAAATCGAGTCTTAATAGGGCGTTTAGTATGTTGATATATACCCGAAACCAGGTGATCTATTCATGAGCAGGCTGAAGCTTGGGTAATACCAAGTGGAGGGCCGAACCGTAGTACGCTGAAAAGTGCCCGGATGACTTGTGAATAGCGGAGAAATTCCAATCGAACTTGGAGATAGCTGGTTCTCCTCGAAATAGCTTTAGGGCTAGCGTGTGATGTTAAACTTTGGTGGTAGAGCACTGAATATGGAATGGCCGCGCCTAGCGGTACTGACTATAATCAAACTCCGAATACCATTGTGTATTATCATGCAGTCGGAACCGGGGTGCTAACGTCCCGGCTCGCGAGGGCAACAACCCAGATCGTCGGCTAAGGTCCCAAAATTATGTTAAGTCAGAAAGGTTGTGAGATTTCATAAACAACTAGGAGGTTGGCTTAGAAGCAGCCACCCTTTAAAGAGTGCGTAATAGCTCACTAGTCAAGAGATCTTGCGCCAATAATGTAACGGGAGTAAAACATAATACCGAAGCCACGGGTACAAAAGTACGTTAGAGGAGCGTTCTTAATGCGGAGAAGTCAGACCGTGAGGACTGGTGGAGCGTTAAGAAGTGAGAATGCCGGTATGAGTAACGATTCGTAGTGAGAATCTACGACGCCTATTGGGAAAGGTTTCCTGGGGAAGGTTCGTCCACCCAGGGTTAGTCAGGACCTAAGGAGAGGCTGAAAAGCGTATCTGATGGACAACAGGTTAATATTCCTGTACTACCTTGTTATAGTGATGGAGTAACGGAGAAGGATAACACTACCTATTAATGGATTTAGGGGTAAATAGTAACTGGTGAATATAGTTAAATGCGTATTCTAATACCGGGAGCTATGATGCATAGGTCTTAGGACTCAATTGTGTGATTTCATACTTCCAAGAAAAGCTTCTAAACGTTTAAATAACAGGGTACCTGTACCGAGAACGGACACACGTTCCCAAGATGAGTATTCTAAGGCGAGCGAGAAAACCAATGTTAAGGAACTCTGCAAATTAACCCCGTAAGTTCGCGAAAAGGGGTGCCAACTGTAACAAGTTGGCCACAGTAAATTGTGAGGGGCAACTGTTTATCAAAAACACAGCTCTCTGCTAAACCGCAAGGTGATGTATAGGGGGTGAAGCCTGCCCAGTGCCCGAAGGTTAAGTGGATGCGTTAGCTTTAGCGAAGCGTTGAAATGAAGCCCGGGTGAACGGCGGCCGTAACTATAACGGTCCTAAGGTAGCGAAATTCCTTGTCGGCTAAATACTGACCTGCACGAAAGGCGCAATGATCTCTCAACTGTCTCAACATTGGACTCGGTGAAATTATGGTCCCAGTGAAAACGCTGGGTACCCGCATCAAGACGAAAAGACCCCATGGAGCTTTACTACAACTTCGTATTGGAACTTGGCCTAACATGTGTAGGATAGGTGGGAGACAGTGAGATCAAGGCGCTAGCCTTGAAGGAGTCAACCTTGAAATACCACCCTTGGTATGTTGAGTTTCTAACCTGCCGCCGTTATCCGGCGGGGAGACAGTGCGTGGTGGGTAGTTTGACTGGGGCGGTCGCCTCCTAAAAGGTAACGGAGGCGTTCAAAGGTACACTCAATACGGTCAGAAACCGTATGTAGAGCGCAAAGGTAGAAGTGTGCTTGACTGCGAGACCTACAAGTCGAGCAGGTGCGAAAGCAGGACTTAGTGATCCGGCTGTACGTCATGGAACGGCAGTCGCTCAACGGATAAAAGTTACCCTGGGGATAACAGGCTTATCTTGCCCAAGAGATCACATCGACGGCAAGGTTTGGCACCTCGATGTCGGCTCATCGCATCCTGGAGCTGGAGTCGGTTCCAAGGGTTTGGCTGTTCGCCAATTAAAGCGGTACGCGAGCTGGGTTCAGAACGTCGTGAGACAGTTCGGTCCCTATCTGATGTGGGCGTTGGAATATTGATGAGAGCTGCTCTTAGTACGAGAGGACCGGAGTGGACGTACCGCTGGTGTTCCAGTTGTTCCGCCAGGAGCATAGCTGGGTAGCTAAGTACGGAAGGGATAACCGCTGAAAGCATCTAAGTGGGAAGCCTCCTCAAAGATAAGTATTCCCTTGAAATTCCTTGTAGACTACGAGGTTGATAGGATGGAAGTGTAAGTGTAGTAATACATTCAGCTGACCATTACTAATAAATTGATAGGTTTAAAAGTTAAATGTATTCAAGACATTTTAATAAATTAAAGTTTACTATTCAGTTTTGAAATAGCATAACTCCCAACGGGAGTTTTTTGTTTTCTGCTGTCTTTTTTATAACAAGTTGTACTTAAATATAACAAAAATAAAAAAATATTTACTACCAAAATTAAAGTTTTAAAAGTTAAAAAATAGTTATTCAACAATAAAACACATAATTAATTTCTTTTAATATTCTACAAAAACCTTATAATTTAATTATAAATAGAATTTATAATTAAGGAGTAATATGGTCTGAGATAGGGATGACTTAAATAGAAAAATGATTAAAACTGGAAAATCAATTATTTTTGATAGATTTGTAAATGAAATTGATTTTCATCCAACAATCATTTTCGTTGATGATTTAGGGAATTTATATTATCTTAAAACAAGAGGTGTTTATGATAGAGATGGATTTTTTAGAAACCCAATTAATAATGAAATATTAATAAAAAACACAAAAAAGGTTGCCTTGAAAAGACAGTTATGTTGACATAACTCAAATTTTTAAAATTAGTGAAGAAGATTTTGATAAGGTTTTTGATGAAAAAAATGTTCTTTATTTAAATTAATCTCATTTAAGCCACGAAGATATAACAAAAATTTATAATGGATTATATGAAAATTTATCTCAAGAACCTCCTAAAGTCTCTGTTAGTTTAGTTTTTAAAGATGATGATAAAAAATTTAAATCCTATATGATATATTCTGATGAAAATCTTTTAATCGATGAATTTAGAAGATTAAATAAAAATGTTAAGAATAACCTTAGATATAAAAAATTCATAGATGACGTTATTCAAAACAGGAATACTGATGAAGATTTTAAAGATGAAGTTAAAAATATAAAGAATGCCGTAAGAGATGAATTCCAATATTATGTATATTATTTAAGAGAGAAATTGAAAGAAAATTCTATTATATTTAATGAGTTTGAAGAAAAAATGGAACATGAAGCTTTAATTTTGTGTAATTCAGATAATGAAAAATATTATTTATCAATGCTTGATAAATTGGATTATTGGGGTCAAACATGAGAGTTAAATGATAATCATGTTTTAGTTACAATGAATAAATATAATAATCAAGTTCAAAAATTTATTGATACAACTTCAATTTTTAAAATTAGTGATGCAGATTTTAATAATTTTAATAAAAATAAAACTATATATTTATCATCAAATAGCTTTTCTCAAGAAGATATTAAAAAAATAGTAAATAAAGTGAACGAAAATATAAAAAATAATTTAAATATGAGCTTTATAGAAGTGATTCAATCAGAAGATAAAAACAAATTAGAAGCTAAAAATATTTATAGCACAAAAGAAAAAGTAGATTCAGCTTTAAAAGAAAAATGAATTTTTAAAGAAAAAAAGGATGAAGATTTAGCTTATGAAATTTTATTTACTAGAAACTCTCAAAATACAAATAAAATAGAGAACTTTAAAAAAAGTTTTCGAAGAACGGTATGAAGATATTTTGGAATATCAGCAAGAAAAGGTAAAGACTTTTACAAGGTAGAACTTAGCACCAAAGGGTGCTTTTTTATAAAATTTTTATATGAGCAAATTTGAAAATTGAGTTGAAATAGATAATCAAAAAATGATTAAAAATTGAAATGATGAAGAATATATTTTTAGATCTAAAATTAGATTAGAAAAAAATGAATTTAAGAACTGAAAAGTAAAGAAAATAAAAAGGAGAAAAATAATAATAAATGGTGATGTTTTTGAATATAAATTTGGAGTATATACTGATAAAAGTTTTACTTATTATCATAATGAAAAAACAAAAAGAATTGGTAAAAATAAATATTATCACAAGGATATTTACAACCAATTTAATAAACAAATTTGAGCAAGAAGGAAGAAAAATAATCAAAAATTAATACCAAAATATGTGTTAGATTATCACTTAAAAATAGGCAATTTATCTTATAAGTTTAATAAAAATTTTAATTTTATAATATATAAGAGAAGAAATTTTGTAATATTTTCTAAATATTTTTGTGCATTATTTTTTGCTATAATATCTCTATATTAATTAAATCTAAGAGTAGCAAGACATATAATTTTACACAAAACTTTGCTAAAATAAAATTAAGGAGAGCGATGAAAAAAACAATTTTTAAATTTTTTAGTAGTATTTTTGCTTTTATCTCTATTTTATCGATAAATACTTTTAGCACAACTCCTAAAACTAAAAATTTACACTGATATAACTACTTAAATGACCATAAATTTGAAGTAAGAGAATAAAAATCAATATCTCATTTAAACTTACATCAAGATAGTTTTATACCAGAATATATCGATAATAAATACGAATTAAAATTATTACTTAACCCCGGAATTGAAAGAGATGATGAGAGAATTATTAGTAATTTTAACCAACAATTTATTAAAAAAATAATTAATAATAATTTTAAATATTTATCATATATTTCAAGTACATCAATACCAGCAGTTTGATTTTATTTTGAAAATGAAAAGGAGAGAGAATCTTTTACAAATAAAATAAAAAATTGGGAAGAAGTAGTTAGATTTATTATTTATAAAAACGAATATACATCACACAGGGTAACAGACTCTTTTTTAGAATGAATATATAATCCAACTCCCGACCAAAAAGTTTATATGAGAAAATATGTAAATAACAAAGTAAATATTAACCGATTTGCTGATTCTGTGAGAAGAAGTTTAGCAATGGTTAATGGAGAAAGTTACGAAACACTAGAAGGAAAAGGAAGTAAAATAGGTATTATTGAATTATATCATGCAAATTTTGATCATAATTACGTTACCTTTTTTGAAAAAGGTATAAATTTACAAGAATCAGAATCTAGAGAGAAGCGTGAAGGGCCAGAACATCACTCTACGACTGTTTCTCTTATAGTTGGAAGCAAGCATGGAGTTGATAAAACTTCTAATGTCTATCTTTCTACTGTTTCAACAGATGGAGAATGGAATAAATATCTCGAAAAAATGGTAAAAGAAGATGAAGTAAAAATTATAAATCACAGCTATACATTTGGACAAATAAAATATACAGAACAAGCTTACTTTTTAGACTTTTTAGCTAGAAAATATGGTGTTATCCATGTAATAGCAGCTGGAAATGAATCAAAAAAACCAGGTAAACACAATCATATTGGAGATATTCAATTATCTCTTAATTCAGTTGTTGTTGCTGCATCAAGTGAGGATGCTACAAAAGAAAATATTAGAAGTAGCGGTGTTGCATCATATTCAAATTATAAATTACTTAATGAATACAAAGATTTTGCAAAACCTCTAGTTACTGCACCATCTACATTTTATGAAATAGCATATAATAAAAATGAAATTGGGACTGGGACAAGTTATGCAGCCCCATTTGTTGCTGGCATAATATCTAATTTATTAAAAATAAAACCTACTATTGCTAATAGTGAACATAGGGTTCCTATCATAAAATCTGTTTTATCAGCATCAGCTATTAGGCCAAAGGTACGTAATACTTACTATAAAAATAGTGGTTATGAACGTAAATTTGGGGCTGGAACTGTTGATTTTGAAGGCATGAAACAAGCCGCAAATAATTATAAAATTGTAAGTGTAAGCCCTTCTAGTCAAAGAGACTTTGTTTTATCCAGTGACTCAATAACGCTAGAAGCAGGACAAGAGATCCAATTTGCTGCTTCATGAATGTTTAATGCAGGGCTTTTAAAAACAAAAGAATCAAGGCCAAAATATACACCAAAAAACAACTGATGAAATTCTTTCCTAAATTTCTTTTCTTGATCTAGAAAACAAGCAGAACACGAAGCTGAACTAGCTAGGGTCGAACGAGAGGGTAAGATTTGGGATGCAACACATAATAATGAATGACAATTAAATCAACAAACAGCTAAAGAATTACAATATAATAGGTGATTTAGTCACTATAATCTACGTTTGGAAAGATTAAATGACTATGGTAGATGAGAACTTGTTGTTAATTTGAGAGTGCAAAACAGTAATGATAAATTATTTAGTTATAAAACAGCAAACAGAGGAATTTACAGATATAGAGTTTATAAAAATAGTGTTGATAAATCGACAAATTCTGTTAATGATTTAATTGCAGCAACTCATGTGGTAAGAGATGAAAATAACTAAGAAATTACTATTAAGTTTTACTTCTTTAATTCCTTTTGTAAGTATTTCATGCAATATAATTAAAGAATCAGTGCAAGAAGAATATTATTTTCACTATAAAATTACTGATAATATTAAGGAAATACAAGCAAAAGATAAAGAGGAAATTATTCAATCAATAATAAAATTTAATAAGAATGATAAAAAAGCAAAATATTTCCTTCCAGATATTGGTGAAAATACTTTTCTTCCTGGCAATATTCGAGTTTATAGAACTGAATCTACCTTAAATTCTGGTTTTATTTCAACTATTAAACAGCAAGATAATAAATTTTTAATTATAAAAACCCTTGATGATTTTAATGATTTAGTAATTAATAATTTTAAAACTCAATCTAAATATGCAACAAATTTTAGCGATGAGCAAATTAAGGAGCTTTTTGAGAAATTTTTCCTTAGGGGAAAAGATATTTCTGATATCTTAATGAAGAATCACGTTCGCATACAAGAAACAGATTTATTTTATAACATAGCAAACTTTGAAAAAAATAAAAGTTTTGAAGTCTATAAAGGTTTTGTTCTACCTTTTGAAGAAATAAAGGGAAAAGAGACAAATTATAGTGTTGCCGAAATAGTAATATGAAATGTATCGATAAAAGATAAAAATGGCAAAGATATATATGATAGTAATATGTTCAGTCCACAAGAAAAAGATAAAAGAAAGAGTATAGCATTGGATTTCAGAAATAAAGAAGCAGAGTATGTTAAATCTTCTTATTTTGCTCCAACTTCTTGGAGAAAATCATGACCTAATATGTATAGCAAAGACAATATAAGTTGACTAAATTATGATTTTTTCTCTAAAACTCAATACATGGAAAATAGTAATTTTATTCAAATTAATACACTTGATGATTTTAATAATTTAATTATTAATAATTTTAAAAAACGCCCAAATTATGCTAATTATCTTAATGATAATGAAATAAAGAAACTTTTTGAACATCTTTATCTTATCGATAAAGATGTTAATGAAGTTTTAAAAACAAATAATATTTATATACTTGAAGCTGATAATTATAGTACTAATATATTAAATTTAGAAACTGATGATAGTTTTAAAATTTATACAATAAATTATCTTTACCTTAAAGAAGGTGAAAACTGAAGATCTGCGATATTTTACCCTATTAATTGAAAAGTATTTTTAGTGCCTAAAAATAAATCAGTTACCTTTGTAGATTATCATGGTATATATGATTATCAAGAAATAAAAGAGTTACATAGTATTTTACATTCAAATAAAAATTAAAAGAAGGTTAATTAACATAGCAACCAAAAAAATGTTGCTATTTTTTAGTTTGAAAATTTAACAATTTTTTATATTTTACCAAATTTAAACTTACTTTTTTAACTAATTTTATTTTAAAAGTATTTATTACCTAGGAATTAAGTATATTAATAGGTTTTTTGCCTAAATTTAAAGTTTTTAAGAAAGTTTTTTAAATTTAGAAACCACTTACATATTTATATTTATGACCAATACTAGATAAAGATATTTTATTGATGAATTAAATAGAATTATTGACAAAATACTTTCTTATTTAATTTTCTTTATAAAAAAGATAAATTTCATCATAATTAAATTTCTTATAATGGACATGTTATAAATAGAGTTATTTGTATGTTTTTTTCTAGAGTTTAGTGATAAAATTTTATGAGTTTACTCGAAAGATTACAAGAATTATTTTAAATAGAAATAACTAATTTAAGCATTAATTTAGAAATTAGAGTACTAAGATAATATGTTTTTAAATTTTAATATTTGATTAATCTATTTTTTTTATATAATATAATATATTTTTAATAGATAGGAGTCAAATTGCAAAATTTAACGCTTGCAGTATCGAAATTATTCTATAAATTTAATACAAAATGAAAAGACTTTTGATCACGTAGAGAACTTTGAAAAAAAGCTATTTTTACATTTTTCTTATTAATAATTTTTATAACTGGAACAACTATAACTGCACCATTTATCAAACTTTCAAATACTAATCAAATTAGTGATAATTCATTTTTAAATACACTAAATTTAATTGGTGGTGGAGGATTGCGCCAGTTTTCAATGTTTGCTTTAGGAATTAGCCCCTTTATTAATGCTTCACTGATTATGATGGTCTTGCAATCTAAATTAGTACCACCAATTCATAAAATGAGTCAATCAGGACCACAGGGACGCCGTAAAATTAATATTATGACTCGTTTTATTACTTTAGTTATTGCTTACCCGCAAGCAGTATTTTTAACTCGTTCTTTGTCAACAGGAAGTGCTCGTTCTAGTTTTATTCAAATTACTGGAACTAACATTTTTTCTGAAGCAACAATAGTTTACTTCCTTGTACCAATGATTT from Mycoplasmopsis bovirhinis encodes the following:
- a CDS encoding FAD synthase, giving the protein MNELEIYQFNNFESQENDNFLIGSFESFHLGHYQLYKEALKYPGRKILVTFNQDTFEFKNKAKYFQSNKANYFNLAQLDLDCIVELDFHQVRYLNAVEFLVKLTKKKRAKIFVGEDFSFGSDLVKAANLVLEHDFNFTLIALPIFKLKNQKISTGFLKESLEFGDLELINNLLVYNFTFEAIFNQTNLEINPKQLLPHPGIYLSILYLNDLAYLSLTHINLAKGASIILLANEVDYSNELTKIQCYIELIKKQRLIISSSQDQITNEDIENTKKYLVNQ
- the rpsO gene encoding 30S ribosomal protein S15, producing the protein MVSKAKKAELVKKFGKNNKDTGNVLVQIAILTEDIELLKPHFSKNPKDNHSRRGFLAKIAQRKVLLKHLKEANLEEYNKITSALNIRK
- a CDS encoding YcsE-related riboflavin metabolism phosphatase — its product is MKKLKDLIKVAAFDIDGTLLPNGYMKFPENIKTMFQELKNRNITTVVASAREFASIGDFLDQLSPVDYFVGANGAFIWDVKKQEFLYKSTIDKNVVKQIYNEFQDTDVQMSITDFDKVYKSPNMKLDTWFIKPFKANYLEYNDELLKNTDLYLITFGSDQPKELSLKVQEYIDKHNLNVQIESRWSRGFWVSPKNVNKSKTLKILCESLGYSLDNLIAFGDSSNDYEMIRDALYGVAMQRASQKLKTVAKDIALDCEFEGCYLKLKELKLI
- the rpmB gene encoding 50S ribosomal protein L28 — translated: MARRCQLSGVGPLSGNTRSHAMNASKRKFNVNLQKVRVLVDGRRMTLRVSAKTLKTLKTKGLV
- a CDS encoding S8 family serine peptidase: MRKYVNNKVNINRFADSVRRSLAMVNGESYETLEGKGSKIGIIELYHANFDHNYVTFFEKGINLQESESREKREGPEHHSTTVSLIVGSKHGVDKTSNVYLSTVSTDGEWNKYLEKMVKEDEVKIINHSYTFGQIKYTEQAYFLDFLARKYGVIHVIAAGNESKKPGKHNHIGDIQLSLNSVVVAASSEDATKENIRSSGVASYSNYKLLNEYKDFAKPLVTAPSTFYEIAYNKNEIGTGTSYAAPFVAGIISNLLKIKPTIANSEHRVPIIKSVLSASAIRPKVRNTYYKNSGYERKFGAGTVDFEGMKQAANNYKIVSVSPSSQRDFVLSSDSITLEAGQEIQFAASWMFNAGLLKTKESRPKYTPKNNWWNSFLNFFSWSRKQAEHEAELARVEREGKIWDATHNNEWQLNQQTAKELQYNRWFSHYNLRLERLNDYGRWELVVNLRVQNSNDKLFSYKTANRGIYRYRVYKNSVDKSTNSVNDLIAATHVVRDENN